TAGAAGTGGAACGCGCAACGCGCAACGCGTTACTATTACCGTGGGCACCGTTagcaaacaataacaaaaagtTCTGTTAATGGTTAACAAAATACTGTTGCTGCATGTGTTTGCTGCTGCATACAAAATCGTTATCGCCCGCAGTCGATCGTAACTGTTACCGGGCGTGACTGTTAGTATCAGTGCGTTGAATGAGGCAATGACGATTAACCACGACCAACccatcgttttgttgtttggatGGTTGAGAGTCACCAATATCAGGATTTAAGCCCTTAGACAGCCGGGTTATAATTGATAGCGGCACCAGCCTACCCAGATTGATAAGGCACAAAAGCATAGATTCCGGATTAAAGTTAAACTTCTTGCATTATGGAGAAATCATTAACACTTCACTTTATAGTGATCATAAAACCTCACCGGTTTTGATTAAGGTGCAATTATGTGATGTTTATATTCCAGGATTATTTAGGATTATTGAGGATCAGTGTTCGATCGCGCCACGTGTTATGCGGTAGGTTTATCCAATCAATCACTTCTCAATATCCGTATTAGTTAAGGTCATTATTATAGGACAGATAAAACTTACGTTGGATGATGTTTTTGGCAAAGATGATGAAGCAAATCGAACAGACACGGTGCTAGCTGATGGGGAGCTGAAGCTATTGGGCGATAATGCGTTTacgcggtccgcggtccaTGCAGGAGAATCGCTGTGCCGCGGTGATGCGCGAAGAGCCGCATAGCGACAGTGCGTGGAAACGAGAGCAATATATCGTTTTGCAGCGAACATCTCGTTCTTTGTTGCAGAAACAGGTTTCGCGTACCGTTACGATCACTCAGGTCGGTTGTCCTCTTGGTCGTTCCTACGCTTGCTCGCTGGTgccgtttcactttcgttcttGCCTAATCAGGATTGAGAACTTAGGACCGTGCTAGGCGAGCTGTCACGAATTGAGCTACACTCCGAGGCTGCGTGAGTTTTGCGTGACCTAACGCTGCCGCTGCGGGATTATTTCTGCGCTTCATTAGTCACTcaagaaaattcaaatgttctttttctgcGCCAACAAAACCAGGGACCAACCTGGTCACCGAACATCACGTATCAATACCTCCACTGGAGGTTATCAGTGAGTCGCTCAGGTCATCTTCTGATGATAACCAATTCGAGGCACAGTTTCGGATGTAATCGTAAACAggcaaaataaatagaatTTTGGCACACTTCGTGACATGCTTCCGCGGAAACGTCGTTTCATTGTATTTGAGTCTTGCCGAACTAGCAACAGAgccattatttttgtttacactttatTTATTGACAGCTTGATGACGTTTCATAGTATTAGCGcacaccgaaacaccgaaTGTAGCGACCTTGTCTTTCGAACAAGTGCCTATAAAACACAGCAATAATTTTCTATCGCTATTGCTCTTTACAATGGAGCAAATGAATAACAAATTAGAACTCTGAAACATACTCCTATCTAACCAAGTCTATCACAAACTACAATTCAATCGATCTTACAGCAGAGTTTTTGACACATTTGTGGGAcacaaactgtttacgcctcggccaaaaacaTATAGCtggagccacacgaagcgtaaagaCTAGCGTAAagttaatttgtaatgtcaaatcgtttacgcttcgtgtggcagcaaaaatataaaaacgaaatgtcaaacgtgcttacattcgtgtttttggtccgagaaaatataaatagaagagaaataaattgatttttgaatattgtgttctgttttttttctcgattttgtttctataccagcaaataagaacttatattatcctctatttgtaaacaaagcgttggTAACAatgtttacggtcggatttGCGGTCGACTGACctataaacgttttgacggaagcgcagcagtttggcattaatctgtaatgccaaaaacatttcgttacgcttcgtgtggcctcagCTATAGAAGTGCAGAATTTCTGGTTCAAATTATTCGTTCGCAGCTTTTACGAGCGTTGTTATATAGGAGTTCACCGTAGAGTTTGAACTGCGCATTTTTATACGTGCATTTGTAAAACAAAGCTAACCTAGAAACTAATGGTGCATTTGCATACATAGTATTTACATCTACATTCATAAGTAGTAAGCAAAGGCAACGGCCTCCATCGACAAGAAACTCAATGTATCTAGTGCAAACTACAAGCTTAAGCATATTGATTTAGCACATAGAAACCGTTTCTTTACACCGTGGCAATTCATCTTCAACATGCGTTTAGGCTTGCTACGAGCGGAAAGTTAGCGCAAACTTCAATGAAGCAAGACAACAATCGTTCGTTCATCGAAgttcaaacaaatcgttcagAAGTTCAATCAGTCCTGCAAGGTGTAAAATTCGGCGGTAATAAACCGAGTTTTTGTTTACATACGTGTGTACGAataatggaaaaattaaaGTTCACTCAGGATGCTTGCTCCGTAACTATAAGCACGAGTCGAAAAGCACTGCAACAGAAATCTCATGTTACAATACCACGGCACAGTTTCGATCTGAGTACTAAACAGGGACCGCCAAGCTGTCAACGTTTGATGTAGATTGTAGTTGTAATTCCTAATTCCTAAGGCGAAACTGCAGAACAAACACCATCGGCATCTGCGAAATATTCTATTTTTGAGAAGAATCAAACATCCCAAAGAGTTGCAAAGGTACTGAGTGTACTGAGTGATCGCCGATTATATTATAAAAGTGACGATGATTGCTTTCGGCTTGccgttttgttgctttaaCTGCATCGCTGAATGTAGCCAACCACATACGCATTGAATACTTCACCAGATAATAAAATGtgatttgttgtgttgtttcaCTCATCtcatgtttctttttacaGGAAGGTCGATTGAGATCCACCTTGACGAACTGAAGAAAGCAACAATAGTGCGAAATAGTGTGCTGTTGTGGCGAGTCGTTCCGTCAACCCGCACTATACACTTCGCCTTGGTCTGCAATgaatgtggaaaatgatgTCGAAGAGCAGGATTGTGAGATGAAAGAAGTTAAAACGAACACTGATTACGGGGTGCAACTGGTATGTAGCGGTTGTAGATACCGTAGTAATCGCTAATAGATTTCGCATGCATAAACTAACTTTCTCAATCCGTTTGATTCACCTGTAGCTACACAATACAAAAGGTGTTCTGACAAAAATAGCCAACCTGTACGCCGAGCGTCTGACTTCTGATGTCATACTCGTTGTCGGGGAAAAGCAATATGCGGTTCACCGCATTATACTTTGCGCCAGCAGCGATGTCTTCGACGTTATGTTAATGAATGGCAGCTGGCGTGAATTTAATGACAATGTCGTCAACCTGCAGGAGGAGGAAAGGTGTCAGCTAGTGTTCCCGCAGTTTCTGCGGTACATGTACCATGGCGAGATTAATGTGTCCGTTGATACGGCCGTTTATATATTAAAGCTAGCGGACAAATACAACATCCGCGATATGGCGCAGCTCTGCGTCGATTATATGAAAAAACACATAACCAAGGCGACAGTGAAGGGGTACTTTGTGGAATGGCTACACAACTCTCTGCTCATCTCGTCACAGCGCAAACACCTTGCCACGCTATTAGAAAACTTCCTAAAATGGAACCTAGAGTTCGTGCTTTCTTACTCAGGCTGGGAGCATCTCAATCAAGGTGTTATGCAGTGGTTGGTGCAGCAAAATGATCTGGCTATCCGGAGTGAGTATCGGCTTTACGAAATGGTTGAAGGCTGGTTTCTTTACCAAAAAGCGCTGATAGAAAGCCGGACGGACCTGCaccgcgcaaaaaaggaagatgcCATTCGCAGCATGGTTTACAGTGTGCTAATTCACATACGTTACCCGATGATGAGCTTGATCGAGATGGCCAATGTTCTAATGAACCCATGCACGCAGTTCATGAAAGAATTTTTCGTGGCTCGCGTTGCCGATGGTATGAATTTTCACTCGGAGCGACTCGATATAGTCAACGCAGTGTGCCAAACAGAGGCTGGCGAGCATCAGTTTACGCCCCGGCTTTATACAGCGGACTTTTGGAGTTTGCAGATTGCTTGTAATTTTTTCGAAAAGATGGAAAAGTACTCAAGTGTTGcatcggttttcttttcgccaaaaacctTCATCGATAATGATGGTAAGCCATTTATGTCTTTGGCGATGTTTCCTACATTGGGAAATCTCTCATGGTACCCTTCGCCGCCGCGTTAAAAACGatgcattttcatttccttcttttctACAGAGCAAAGCGATGCATGGGACGTGGAATTTTACCCGCTTGGAGTACGTTACAAGCCGGCGCAACTAATTGGAGTATACAGTGCCGCTACTAATCAAGAGATTCCGGAAAGCATTATTCGTACTGTACGGTTAAGAATTACCAATCAGGAACCAACGAACGAGGAGCGTCGTTACATGGTAAGCTAAAGATGCATACATTAAAGTACCAGGATGAGTGCTTACGAGGCCTGCATTAAAACGCCGTGGAGGAGGATATTTCCAATACCAGCAATCGTAGAGGAACAACCTGCGCTAGCGACCATATCAAAAGAAAGAAGTACATTACTATCACGATGTACAGTCACTATGTATGATATTATATCACTACGGGATTTTTAGACAGTTGCATTGACCATGAATCCAGTAGATATGTAAAGTATTTTGGCACCCTGACTTTAGCTTTTTGTAAGTTTTTACCGGAAGAGGATATGGGAAGGAAACGTACGAAATTGACCATTCCGAACCCCTGTTAATCGCAACAGTTAAAACCTAAATAATGATTCATAATAAAGTCCATGCCCATGTCCATGTCCATGAATGAGACTGAAAATTTGAAGCATGCAATTATTGATATTTGTTAAGGATTTTGCTACTATtatcttgtttttattttcagatCGGTGTGTTGATTGCTGGCATACAAAATGATATCGAATACGTCCATAACTGCCGCGTGCGGATCGCGTACTTCTCTAGCGACCAACGGGTGGTAAATATCGACAATTTGGTGCCGTTTGATGATCTACAGCTCTGCGGTGTCCATACTCCTAGTTTGTACATGGTCGGTGAACGGCGCGATACGTTAAAAATTCACGTTATTATTGTGCCATTGAACCAGCATTCGAATGTGTTCAATCCCACgatggaataatttatggtttCTATCGTTTTTGCAGCGATTGTTTGGGCGTGTTATACTGGTTTTCAGTTATTTCTATACGCatagaaatttaatttcatacATCATTGGTACATTACTCATGTAGTTGACTACTAACACCGTCGTCGCATCTAGTCTACACAACGTGCCGGCGGTACCCAGACGAAACATCTTAATCCCttaaaaagcaaatgaaatttttcaacgttttcaTTTTGCGCAATTATTTTGGTGATTAcaaagcatttgtttacatctttTGTTAGTTTTGATAACGAACCTAGCTGTCCCGATTACGTATGGGCCGGATGCGGCAGTGCTAGTAGATAACTgactttaatttttcattagtAAATTTAGTGATGCGGTTCTTCCGTAGATTGTCAGTGTAAGCTGCACCGAATTGTATATTTAGTGAAATGTGTGAACAATTTTGTACGGATGGGCTACAACGTTACATAGCAGAATTGCTTGCTACTTGTTTGCCCTATTACTATGTTCGCCTTAGGCCTTGTCGTGAAAATTACCTAAGGTCCTGATTCAGATAGGATATGTTATGGTATGTTCACATAATTGGGTATAACAGAAACATTGACGTCCATACATGGCGTTAACTATTATGTCGTTTGCGGTACCCATGTGCAACTTTCACAATTTGAACCTTAATCGAGATAGCgcaattgtttttcaaaatttattgattgatgGATTGATCCATTGATTGATGGACGTAAACCGAAAAATCTGATGTGATATATTAGCGTTTACTCTGTATTTTTGCAGCAACATATGGTTTTAGTTCATATAGAGAAGCAGTTTGTGGTATAAAGAGCAATTTCAAATCCCGTAAGTTAACTTAAATTCAattgaatacaaaaaaaattatcttgATACATATGCCGATTCTTatataaatgaataaaactacACAACTGTGTAGTAATATGTCCTTTTTTTAAGTGGCCCAAAACCATAGGTAGCAGTTACATCATGATTGATTATGCATGGtttattaggtgtttgaaAGCTACCCAGTTATTATTAGGTGATTGAAAGCTACAGAAAAGGCATTCAACAAAGGGTGTTGAATAATGCCGTTCACAAAATAGATCCTTAAGGATGGTTTGAGGCCACAAACAGTATGTAATTCCGAATTAGATTAAAACAAAAGCGACATATGCAGTGCAATTAGTAAGAAATTGTGCTAAATCATGTACACAAATGAACCGATCGTTAGATGGAATTAGTGATACCAATTCACAGAACATGGATGGCGAGTTGCTGCCAGTTTTAAGATCAGAGTGCTATATGAAAGGGCTGCTAAATAACTCGAATtgtaaaatcgaaaaaccaaactgttAGTACCTCTTTTAAAAGGAATTGTTTAATCATCAGTACGGTTGATCCGTGACAAAAGAAGCATCCTTTATtggagatttttttctgttgagTAACAGTTAATTAACTTTGAATCGATGAAACCGGCAGTATAAAGCATCACTAAAAGCACTACCAGTCTTTTGTACAACGTacagaaagaaacaatttaatt
Above is a genomic segment from Anopheles bellator chromosome X, idAnoBellAS_SP24_06.2, whole genome shotgun sequence containing:
- the LOC131213951 gene encoding BTB/POZ domain-containing protein 17, encoding MNVENDVEEQDCEMKEVKTNTDYGVQLLHNTKGVLTKIANLYAERLTSDVILVVGEKQYAVHRIILCASSDVFDVMLMNGSWREFNDNVVNLQEEERCQLVFPQFLRYMYHGEINVSVDTAVYILKLADKYNIRDMAQLCVDYMKKHITKATVKGYFVEWLHNSLLISSQRKHLATLLENFLKWNLEFVLSYSGWEHLNQGVMQWLVQQNDLAIRSEYRLYEMVEGWFLYQKALIESRTDLHRAKKEDAIRSMVYSVLIHIRYPMMSLIEMANVLMNPCTQFMKEFFVARVADGMNFHSERLDIVNAVCQTEAGEHQFTPRLYTADFWSLQIACNFFEKMEKYSSVASVFFSPKTFIDNDEQSDAWDVEFYPLGVRYKPAQLIGVYSAATNQEIPESIIRTVRLRITNQEPTNEERRYMIGVLIAGIQNDIEYVHNCRVRIAYFSSDQRVVNIDNLVPFDDLQLCGVHTPSLYMVGERRDTLKIHVIIVPLNQHSNVFNPTME